From the Halorhabdus utahensis DSM 12940 genome, one window contains:
- a CDS encoding 50S ribosomal protein L1 has protein sequence MADQDIENAVTRALSESPERNFRETVDLAVNLRDIDLDDPSNRVDESIVLPAGTGQETTIVVFADGETGIRAEEVADDVLDGDDLEDLGDDEDAAKDLAEETDFFVAEAALMQDIGRYLGTILGPRGKMPEPLQPDDDVVEVVERMKNTVQVRSGDRRTFHTRVGAEDMPSEEIADNVDVILRRLHADLEKGPLNLDSVYVKTTMGPAVEVA, from the coding sequence ATGGCAGATCAGGACATAGAGAACGCAGTAACTCGTGCACTCAGTGAGTCTCCAGAGCGGAACTTCCGCGAGACGGTGGACCTCGCTGTCAATCTGCGCGACATCGACCTTGACGATCCGTCGAACCGTGTTGATGAGAGTATCGTACTACCGGCCGGGACCGGCCAGGAAACGACGATCGTGGTCTTCGCCGACGGCGAGACCGGGATCCGTGCCGAGGAGGTCGCCGACGACGTCCTCGACGGTGACGATCTCGAAGACCTGGGCGACGACGAGGATGCGGCGAAGGATCTCGCCGAGGAGACCGACTTCTTCGTGGCGGAAGCCGCGCTGATGCAGGACATCGGTCGCTACCTCGGGACGATCCTCGGTCCACGTGGGAAGATGCCCGAACCGCTCCAGCCCGACGACGACGTCGTCGAAGTCGTCGAACGGATGAAAAACACCGTGCAAGTGCGGAGTGGCGACCGGCGGACATTCCACACGCGGGTCGGCGCAGAGGACATGCCGTCGGAGGAGATCGCCGACAACGTCGACGTGATCCTCCGGCGGCTCCACGCCGACCTCGAGAAGGGGCCGCTCAACCTGGATTCGGTGTACGTCAAAACGACCATGGGGCCGGCCGTGGAGGTGGCCTGA
- a CDS encoding sensor histidine kinase has translation MRAQERQAVEQTATVVADRIDTWVETTATSVELWATTIDVTGTPSQQRLLETFIDRTDFDSTSIYSAEGALVSIAGSDLTSAERAALVGNNYSSRAFMQRPLAGETYVSDVDQTLDGDYVIRIAAPIWGANESVTGVFSGNIEIGPTSLFGNVTDVSRSRESVTVTADDQTLFSDAGTVRDPITANATVTRTGWIVSVARPTATIAGQLRVATMMQISGVAVALLSIAVVGLWVSRTTFAQIQELSTALKTLESGEYRTDLDLGSIDEWRRISGRFNTVSEMLKQRDSQLRVLNRVLRHNLRNDMNVVTSHTERILADEDVPDTVESDLEKIHSTALRLINTSEHARTLYDDLLAKPKQAVGPVDVVSIVEERTEELASQFPEATIETNLPATALALDSATLPIVIEEIVRNALIHNDLPESEQQVTVSVCRQDPARAAVGANTEVRIDIADNGPGIPMVEEALLTNQLEETSIDHGSGLGVWLVNWLVDQIGGTVSVHTGVERGTTVSIHVPAAEEPPEPGADTDTSDPGGSGSAHGEDSIRDGLSDVADENGAS, from the coding sequence GTGCGTGCTCAGGAGCGACAGGCAGTCGAACAGACGGCCACTGTCGTCGCGGATCGGATCGACACCTGGGTCGAAACGACGGCGACGTCCGTCGAGCTCTGGGCGACGACGATCGACGTCACCGGGACACCCAGTCAACAGCGACTGCTCGAGACGTTTATCGATCGAACCGATTTCGACAGTACCAGCATCTACAGTGCCGAGGGCGCGCTGGTTTCGATCGCCGGCTCGGATCTCACCTCGGCGGAACGGGCTGCCCTCGTCGGAAACAATTATTCCTCACGGGCATTCATGCAGCGCCCGCTCGCCGGGGAGACGTACGTCAGCGACGTCGATCAGACGCTCGACGGGGACTACGTCATTCGGATCGCAGCCCCGATCTGGGGCGCGAACGAGAGCGTTACTGGCGTCTTCAGCGGGAACATCGAGATCGGACCGACGTCACTGTTTGGCAACGTGACTGACGTCAGCCGCTCGAGAGAGTCCGTCACGGTTACAGCCGACGACCAGACGCTGTTCAGCGACGCCGGGACCGTTCGCGACCCGATCACGGCGAACGCGACGGTAACGCGAACCGGCTGGATCGTCAGCGTCGCCCGACCGACCGCGACAATCGCCGGCCAGTTGCGGGTTGCGACGATGATGCAGATCAGTGGCGTCGCCGTGGCGTTGCTCTCGATCGCGGTCGTCGGCCTCTGGGTGTCCCGGACGACGTTCGCGCAGATTCAGGAACTCAGTACCGCACTCAAGACGCTTGAATCCGGCGAGTATCGGACGGACCTCGACCTGGGTTCGATCGACGAATGGCGACGCATCAGCGGGCGGTTCAACACCGTCTCGGAGATGCTCAAACAGCGTGACTCACAGCTAAGGGTCCTGAATCGCGTCCTGCGACACAACCTCCGCAACGATATGAACGTCGTTACCTCTCACACCGAGCGGATTCTCGCCGACGAGGACGTCCCCGACACTGTCGAATCCGATCTGGAAAAGATCCATTCGACAGCTCTGAGACTGATAAATACGAGCGAACACGCTCGAACGCTCTACGACGACTTGCTGGCAAAGCCCAAACAAGCTGTCGGGCCGGTTGACGTCGTCTCGATTGTCGAGGAACGGACCGAAGAACTGGCGTCGCAGTTCCCCGAAGCGACCATCGAAACCAACCTGCCGGCGACGGCCCTGGCGCTCGACTCGGCGACGCTTCCGATCGTGATCGAGGAGATCGTCCGGAATGCACTCATCCACAACGACTTGCCCGAATCGGAGCAACAGGTCACGGTTTCCGTCTGCCGTCAAGACCCTGCGCGTGCCGCCGTGGGGGCGAACACGGAGGTCCGGATCGACATCGCGGACAATGGTCCCGGAATTCCGATGGTCGAGGAAGCGCTGTTGACCAACCAGCTCGAAGAGACGTCGATCGATCACGGCAGTGGCCTCGGCGTCTGGCTGGTCAACTGGCTCGTCGACCAGATCGGCGGCACCGTCTCAGTTCACACCGGTGTCGAACGCGGAACGACAGTCTCGATTCACGTCCCCGCTGCGGAGGAACCACCGGAACCTGGGGCTGATACCGACACGAGTGATCCAGGCGGCAGTGGTTCTGCCCACGGTGAGGACAGTATTCGCGACGGTTTGAGTGACGTTGCAGACGAGAACGGGGCATCCTAG
- a CDS encoding 50S ribosomal protein L11: MAGTIEVLVAGGQVDPGPPLGPELGPTPVDVQAVVGEINDQTEAFDGTEVPVTVEYDDDGAFTIDVGVPPTAALIKDEAGFETGSGEPQENFVADLSMEQVKTIAEQKHPDLLSYELKQAAKEIIGTCVTLGVTIEGDDPRKVAAKIDDGEYDEILVDAAEA; this comes from the coding sequence ATGGCTGGAACGATTGAAGTACTCGTTGCTGGTGGGCAGGTCGATCCTGGTCCGCCACTCGGCCCCGAACTCGGGCCGACCCCTGTCGACGTGCAGGCCGTCGTTGGGGAGATCAACGATCAGACCGAGGCGTTCGATGGCACGGAAGTACCGGTGACGGTCGAGTACGATGACGACGGGGCATTCACGATCGACGTGGGCGTCCCGCCGACCGCGGCACTCATCAAAGACGAAGCTGGGTTCGAAACCGGCAGCGGCGAACCCCAGGAGAACTTCGTCGCCGACCTCTCGATGGAACAGGTCAAGACCATCGCCGAACAGAAACACCCCGACCTGCTCTCATACGAACTCAAGCAGGCCGCAAAGGAAATCATCGGCACCTGCGTCACGCTGGGTGTCACGATCGAAGGCGACGACCCCCGCAAGGTCGCCGCGAAGATCGACGACGGCGAGTACGACGAGATCCTGGTTGACGCCGCCGAAGCATAG